In Alkalihalobacterium alkalinitrilicum, a genomic segment contains:
- a CDS encoding YycH family regulatory protein produces MYENMKSATLTFLVLLSLVLTWQIWTFQPDYALLKDTDYVNNPHLNEERKLSEVIVPEQVIFHVDDEHFLLNNNEILYSQFNEQWLTSRIEDISMMSTLTMNQILDESIELIFPAAIPGDIFLSMFTDVNEDISMPLSKVDRVFIYPNPETDKIHYGVISNNENRFADIETSFSVNDFEEKFLAEVERLINVFGYQVGPEQGQWSKIVYLPEETITVETISYTITPVSVDVFKQLLFNDPFSAKFFRQENGEETYTDGNRLINIINNGVFMDYINPIYSENPERGSRNVILSSIDFINGHGGWTDQYVLYDWVSNEVREEANFRLMLNGFPVISMDGFDVMSLYVFRTGNQTSRYIRPLFDLDQQPIDYARTGVDLPSGHDVIEELEKREYFDLSRLEKVAIGYEMKKWNAFVTVEPNWYIYYDQTWQKVPFDVTNEREVEDYGLE; encoded by the coding sequence ATGTATGAGAATATGAAATCTGCAACTCTTACATTCCTCGTTTTGCTGAGCCTTGTTCTGACTTGGCAAATATGGACTTTCCAACCTGATTACGCATTATTAAAAGATACGGACTATGTTAATAATCCGCATTTAAACGAAGAAAGAAAATTATCTGAAGTGATTGTCCCAGAACAAGTCATTTTTCATGTAGATGATGAACATTTTTTGTTAAATAATAACGAAATACTTTATAGTCAATTTAATGAGCAATGGCTGACAAGCCGCATCGAAGATATATCGATGATGTCTACGCTAACTATGAACCAAATTTTAGACGAATCGATAGAGCTCATCTTTCCTGCAGCCATTCCAGGTGATATTTTTCTAAGTATGTTTACGGATGTTAATGAAGATATTTCGATGCCTTTGAGTAAGGTTGATCGTGTATTCATTTACCCAAATCCTGAAACAGACAAGATTCACTACGGAGTGATTTCCAATAATGAGAATCGATTTGCCGATATAGAAACGTCCTTTTCAGTTAATGATTTTGAAGAAAAATTTTTAGCTGAAGTAGAGCGACTTATTAACGTATTTGGTTATCAAGTAGGACCAGAACAAGGACAATGGAGTAAAATTGTTTATTTACCAGAAGAAACAATAACTGTTGAAACCATTTCTTATACGATTACACCAGTATCTGTAGACGTGTTTAAGCAACTTTTATTTAATGATCCCTTTTCGGCAAAATTTTTCCGCCAAGAGAATGGAGAAGAGACGTACACTGATGGTAACCGATTAATTAATATTATTAATAATGGCGTTTTCATGGATTATATTAACCCAATCTATAGTGAAAATCCAGAACGTGGAAGCCGAAATGTTATTCTCAGTAGTATTGATTTTATTAATGGGCATGGTGGCTGGACCGACCAATATGTGTTATATGATTGGGTTTCGAATGAAGTTAGGGAAGAAGCTAACTTTCGCTTAATGTTAAATGGCTTTCCAGTCATTTCAATGGATGGCTTTGATGTAATGAGCTTGTATGTGTTTCGCACGGGTAATCAAACATCTAGATATATTCGACCATTATTCGATCTTGATCAACAACCAATTGATTATGCTAGAACTGGTGTTGATTTACCTTCTGGACATGATGTCATTGAGGAGCTAGAAAAACGAGAGTATTTCGACTTGTCTCGTTTAGAAAAAGTTGCGATTGGCTATGAAATGAAAAAGTGGAATGCATTCGTCACCGTTGAACCGAACTGGTATATTTACTACGATCAAACGTGGCAAAAAGTACCGTTTGATGTCACGAATGAACGTGAGGTAGAAGATTATGGATTGGAGTAG
- a CDS encoding two-component system regulatory protein YycI, with protein MDWSRAKTIFIISFIFLNSFLYFQLRELNYANQMNLIIEATLQERLNEMNVAINDVIEEELASGFLIVGKNIEMTEQAVRELKAQEITFVNETTIISRLDEPYPLEQDSISQQVDQFLNEFVMNSDLYQFSRLEEDRNQLLFIQHFDGKVMYSFDETPLVLQLDDQGQIVAYQQMIYEVEASGREQEFLSGLKAIERLLNEQLISANQTITEVDFGYYSFFKPLGNVQVFAPMWRISVNGEDYLVNAIDGSVQDVF; from the coding sequence ATGGATTGGAGTAGAGCAAAAACGATTTTTATCATTTCATTTATTTTTTTAAATAGTTTTCTTTATTTTCAACTGCGCGAGTTAAATTACGCTAATCAGATGAATCTTATCATTGAAGCTACTCTCCAAGAACGATTAAATGAGATGAATGTGGCGATTAATGACGTCATTGAAGAAGAATTGGCATCTGGTTTTCTAATTGTCGGAAAAAATATTGAAATGACTGAACAAGCAGTTCGTGAACTCAAAGCGCAAGAAATTACGTTTGTGAATGAAACAACAATTATTTCTCGTTTAGATGAGCCCTATCCATTAGAGCAAGATTCAATAAGTCAACAAGTCGATCAATTTCTTAATGAGTTTGTTATGAATAGTGATTTGTATCAATTTAGTCGGCTTGAAGAAGATCGTAATCAACTCCTTTTTATACAGCATTTTGATGGCAAAGTAATGTATTCTTTTGACGAAACACCACTCGTCCTTCAACTCGATGATCAAGGACAAATTGTTGCTTATCAGCAAATGATATATGAAGTAGAAGCCTCAGGAAGAGAACAAGAATTTCTTTCTGGGTTAAAAGCAATCGAACGGTTATTGAATGAACAATTGATTAGTGCAAACCAAACAATTACCGAAGTTGATTTTGGCTATTATAGTTTTTTTAAGCCATTAGGCAATGTTCAAGTATTCGCCCCAATGTGGAGAATATCTGTTAATGGAGAAGATTATTTAGTTAATGCCATCGACGGTTCGGTTCAAGATGTTTTTTAG
- a CDS encoding MBL fold metallo-hydrolase encodes MTLQYSVLASGSSGNALYVATDQQRILVDAGLSGKKMDELLKSVGCNPKELDAILVTHEHSDHIKGVGILARKYNLPIYANAKTWDAMESNLGTISTEQKFHFEREEVRPFGDLEVESFGVSHDAAEPMFYVFHHAGKKLVLATDMGYVSERIKGTIKNANVFIFESNHDMNMLRMGRYPWSVKRRILSDVGHVSNEDAAYALADVVGEQTSRVYLAHLSKDNNMKDLARMTVSQILDEQDCGHGHQFTLYDTDPEKPTELNAV; translated from the coding sequence ATGACATTACAATACAGTGTCCTTGCGAGTGGCAGCTCAGGCAATGCACTTTACGTAGCAACAGATCAACAACGAATCCTTGTTGATGCTGGTTTAAGTGGAAAAAAGATGGACGAGCTACTAAAATCGGTTGGATGCAATCCGAAAGAGTTAGATGCTATACTCGTCACTCACGAACATAGTGACCATATTAAAGGAGTCGGTATACTCGCTAGAAAGTATAATCTTCCTATCTATGCAAATGCAAAAACATGGGATGCGATGGAATCAAACTTAGGTACCATTTCAACAGAACAAAAGTTCCATTTTGAACGGGAAGAAGTGCGACCTTTTGGCGATCTTGAAGTAGAATCGTTTGGTGTTTCACATGATGCGGCTGAACCGATGTTTTATGTTTTTCATCATGCTGGGAAAAAGTTAGTACTCGCCACTGATATGGGGTATGTTAGTGAGCGAATTAAAGGAACAATTAAAAATGCCAATGTATTTATTTTTGAGTCGAATCATGACATGAATATGCTTCGAATGGGAAGATATCCATGGAGTGTAAAACGCCGAATTCTTAGTGATGTTGGCCACGTTTCAAATGAAGATGCAGCGTATGCTCTAGCTGATGTTGTAGGAGAACAAACTTCACGGGTGTATTTAGCACATTTAAGTAAAGATAACAATATGAAAGACTTAGCAAGAATGACAGTCAGTCAAATCTTAGATGAACAAGACTGTGGCCATGGTCACCAGTTTACTTTATATGATACTGACCCTGAAAAACCAACAGAACTTAACGCAGTATAG
- a CDS encoding S1C family serine protease produces MGYYDEHYSTETREKRRNGKGLGLSAFVGAVIGGLIVLFSVPALSQMGLLPYEVGQGETPIGEVVETTPDGLEQVVNVSVNTDITDAVEKVSDAVVGVINLQQSSFWSEEINEGTGSGVIYKKANGKAFVVTNHHVINGARQVEVSLADGTRVEANVLGADVITDLAVLEIDDEGVTTVAEFGNSETLRAGEPAIAIGNPLGLRFSSSVTQGIISAKERSIPVDLTGNGQVDWHAEVLQTDAAINPGNSGGALINIQGQVIGINSMKINQSAVEGIGFAIPTAVAIPVIEDLERFGEVQRPQMGIGIRSLSEIPGYHWQETLKLPAEVKAGAFITSVAPMSPAERAGLKEYDVIVEIDGTEIENTHDLRKYLYSNTKIGDEIEVTYYREGKKETLQVQLAEQQSF; encoded by the coding sequence ATGGGATATTACGACGAACACTATTCTACTGAAACGAGAGAAAAGCGACGCAACGGAAAAGGATTAGGTCTGTCAGCTTTTGTAGGTGCTGTTATTGGAGGTTTAATTGTCCTTTTTTCAGTTCCTGCTCTCTCACAAATGGGCCTTCTTCCTTATGAAGTCGGTCAAGGAGAGACACCGATTGGAGAAGTTGTTGAAACAACACCTGATGGCCTAGAGCAAGTCGTCAATGTATCTGTAAATACTGACATTACAGACGCAGTTGAAAAAGTATCAGATGCAGTTGTTGGTGTGATTAACTTGCAGCAATCAAGTTTTTGGTCAGAAGAGATCAATGAAGGTACTGGATCAGGTGTTATTTATAAAAAAGCAAACGGAAAAGCATTTGTCGTAACCAATCATCATGTGATTAATGGCGCAAGACAAGTCGAAGTGAGTTTGGCTGATGGTACTCGTGTGGAAGCAAACGTCCTTGGTGCCGATGTAATTACCGACTTAGCAGTGCTTGAAATTGATGATGAAGGAGTTACAACAGTTGCTGAATTTGGTAACTCTGAAACATTACGAGCTGGCGAACCAGCGATTGCGATTGGTAATCCACTAGGTCTTCGTTTTTCAAGCTCAGTAACACAAGGAATCATAAGTGCAAAAGAAAGAAGTATTCCTGTTGATTTAACAGGAAATGGACAAGTGGATTGGCATGCAGAAGTTCTTCAGACTGATGCAGCGATCAACCCAGGAAACAGCGGTGGAGCATTAATTAATATTCAAGGCCAAGTTATTGGCATTAATTCGATGAAAATCAACCAAAGTGCTGTAGAAGGAATTGGTTTTGCTATTCCAACCGCGGTTGCAATTCCTGTGATTGAAGATCTCGAACGTTTCGGTGAAGTGCAACGTCCACAAATGGGTATTGGAATTAGATCGTTATCAGAAATTCCAGGCTATCATTGGCAAGAAACATTGAAGTTACCAGCAGAAGTGAAAGCAGGAGCCTTTATAACGAGTGTGGCTCCAATGTCTCCAGCAGAACGTGCAGGTCTAAAAGAATATGATGTGATCGTCGAAATTGATGGAACTGAAATTGAAAATACACATGATTTACGAAAGTATCTATACAGTAATACCAAAATTGGTGACGAAATTGAAGTAACGTACTATCGAGAAGGAAAAAAAGAAACTCTTCAAGTACAACTAGCAGAACAACAAAGTTTTTAA
- a CDS encoding CxxH/CxxC protein translates to MKYLSCKEHVEIAMDHIIDECEAAPNMEVLSEQQKLSTTCSFCEQHPTYSITD, encoded by the coding sequence ATGAAGTATTTATCTTGTAAAGAACATGTAGAAATAGCAATGGATCACATAATTGATGAATGTGAAGCAGCTCCAAACATGGAAGTGTTATCGGAACAACAAAAGTTATCCACAACATGTTCATTTTGCGAACAACATCCTACGTACAGTATCACCGATTAA
- the rlmH gene encoding 23S rRNA (pseudouridine(1915)-N(3))-methyltransferase RlmH: MNISIITVGKLKEKYLTMGINEYIKRLSAYAKIEIVEVPDEKAPEQLSVTEMEQIKQKEGEKILAKIHPDAHVIALAIEGKQMSSEQLASELDKLATYGKSKFTFIIGGSLGLSEEVLKRSNAQLSFSKMTFPHQLMRLILVEQVYRAFRINRGEPYHK, from the coding sequence GTGAATATCTCAATTATTACAGTAGGAAAACTAAAAGAGAAATATTTAACGATGGGAATCAATGAATACATAAAGCGATTAAGTGCCTATGCGAAAATTGAAATTGTGGAAGTTCCAGATGAAAAGGCACCTGAACAACTAAGTGTAACGGAAATGGAACAAATCAAACAAAAAGAAGGGGAAAAAATTTTAGCAAAAATCCATCCCGATGCCCACGTCATCGCACTGGCAATCGAAGGCAAGCAAATGTCATCGGAGCAACTAGCTAGTGAATTGGACAAATTGGCTACATATGGAAAAAGTAAATTTACTTTTATTATCGGTGGGTCGTTAGGGCTGAGTGAGGAGGTCTTAAAGAGGTCGAATGCACAGTTATCGTTTTCAAAGATGACGTTTCCCCATCAGCTGATGCGATTGATTTTGGTAGAGCAGGTGTATCGGGCGTTTAGGATCAATCGTGGAGAACCGTACCACAAGTGA
- a CDS encoding 2-oxoglutarate dehydrogenase E1 has product MKVLSMIQPWASLFVLRENEFETRSWKTNYRGPLAIHTSKKIDKAVCRHVAIRSLLGKHGYTEETLPTGMIIAVGRLENCLKITEKNQTSAVLENGQIVSGNDYFLGDFNVGGYAWEVQDMRILNERIPAKGQLGLWETDLL; this is encoded by the coding sequence GTGAAGGTATTATCTATGATTCAGCCTTGGGCAAGTCTTTTTGTCCTTCGAGAGAATGAATTTGAAACAAGGTCATGGAAAACAAATTATCGCGGGCCGCTGGCCATTCATACAAGTAAAAAAATAGATAAGGCTGTCTGCAGGCATGTGGCCATCCGTTCGCTGCTCGGTAAGCATGGATATACAGAAGAGACCCTTCCAACCGGAATGATCATTGCTGTAGGCCGGCTTGAAAATTGTCTGAAGATAACTGAGAAAAATCAGACATCAGCAGTCCTGGAAAATGGACAAATCGTATCAGGAAATGATTATTTTTTGGGAGACTTTAATGTGGGAGGATATGCTTGGGAGGTTCAAGACATGAGGATCTTGAATGAACGTATCCCAGCAAAAGGCCAGCTTGGGTTATGGGAAACTGATTTATTATGA
- a CDS encoding putative quinol monooxygenase, translating to MEHIVITAVLKPKEGLQGQLLSELKKVQAASRKEAGCIKYDLHQSEDQTSVLYEVWKDEEALEYHIQSAHYHEYRNNIADLVSNREVYKLKIME from the coding sequence ATGGAGCATATTGTAATTACTGCTGTATTAAAACCAAAAGAAGGCCTGCAGGGGCAACTATTATCAGAACTCAAAAAGGTACAAGCGGCATCAAGGAAAGAGGCAGGTTGTATAAAGTATGACTTGCACCAATCTGAAGACCAAACTTCCGTTTTATATGAAGTGTGGAAGGATGAGGAAGCGCTGGAATACCATATTCAGTCGGCTCATTATCACGAATATAGGAACAATATTGCAGACCTTGTATCAAATAGAGAAGTGTATAAGCTAAAAATAATGGAATAA
- a CDS encoding ArsR/SmtB family transcription factor has protein sequence MTLKQELERLNDEQAVEIFKALSNQTRVSILQMLKDPDSHFSPQAHIIADEGFEGGVCVGDIRSKAGISQSTTSQYLSILLQSGLVEIKRIGQWTYYRRNEETIKKFEKYIGTKI, from the coding sequence ATGACATTGAAGCAGGAATTGGAACGCTTAAATGATGAACAAGCCGTTGAAATTTTTAAGGCATTGTCGAACCAGACGAGGGTGAGCATTCTTCAAATGTTAAAAGATCCCGACAGTCATTTTTCACCGCAAGCCCATATTATTGCTGATGAAGGATTTGAAGGCGGGGTTTGCGTAGGGGATATCCGAAGCAAGGCGGGGATATCACAATCCACTACTTCACAGTATTTATCAATTCTGCTGCAAAGCGGACTTGTTGAAATAAAGCGAATCGGACAATGGACGTATTATCGCCGTAATGAGGAGACGATTAAAAAGTTCGAAAAATACATTGGTACAAAAATTTAA
- a CDS encoding TIGR03571 family LLM class oxidoreductase: MSLLQHRAYNRLYQKGKMTLGFAIPTAKMSKYPIMENQLSLARKIEDHGFAALWLRDVTIQNLNIDDNGQMYDVWIYLTYLAAHTKDIALGTASVVLPLRHPVRVAKEASSIDQLFPERLIMGVASGDRDKDFTALGISKLESGGLFKKNYAFLERLLKEDSPTINSDLGVIDGTDMRMIPKPFSSIPTMVTGFSNQSIEWIAQNGDGWIHYPRAIPQQTQLINEYRELSEIHAPGVFKPFTQTLFIDLSENPDALPVPIPLGFRVGRKQLLEILYQFQSIGVNHLAFVLYFSKRPPEEVIQELGEFVLPYFPTHEIPVGD, from the coding sequence GTGAGTTTATTACAGCATCGAGCATATAACAGGTTGTACCAAAAGGGTAAAATGACGCTTGGTTTTGCGATTCCGACGGCAAAGATGTCCAAATATCCGATAATGGAAAATCAGCTGTCGCTTGCCCGCAAAATTGAAGACCATGGTTTCGCGGCATTGTGGCTTCGGGACGTTACGATTCAGAATTTGAATATTGATGATAATGGTCAAATGTATGATGTATGGATTTATTTGACCTATCTTGCGGCCCATACCAAGGATATTGCACTTGGGACGGCTAGTGTGGTCCTCCCTCTGCGCCATCCTGTCAGAGTTGCAAAGGAAGCATCATCTATTGACCAGTTGTTTCCCGAACGGCTGATCATGGGAGTGGCTTCAGGAGACCGGGATAAAGATTTCACAGCTTTGGGAATATCCAAGCTCGAAAGTGGAGGGCTGTTTAAAAAGAATTATGCATTCCTTGAACGGCTGTTAAAGGAGGACAGTCCGACAATCAACAGCGATTTAGGCGTCATCGATGGAACGGATATGAGAATGATCCCCAAGCCTTTTTCCTCGATTCCGACCATGGTGACAGGATTCAGCAATCAATCGATTGAATGGATCGCCCAGAATGGGGACGGCTGGATCCATTACCCGAGGGCTATCCCACAACAAACTCAATTGATTAACGAGTATCGCGAGTTGTCGGAAATTCACGCCCCAGGAGTGTTTAAACCTTTCACTCAGACTTTATTTATTGATTTATCGGAAAATCCCGATGCGTTACCTGTTCCGATTCCTTTAGGATTTCGTGTAGGACGCAAACAGTTATTAGAAATTTTATATCAATTTCAATCCATTGGTGTCAATCACCTGGCTTTTGTTTTGTATTTTTCAAAGCGCCCTCCCGAGGAAGTCATACAGGAGCTTGGAGAGTTTGTGTTGCCTTACTTTCCGACTCATGAAATTCCAGTAGGAGATTAG
- a CDS encoding MsnO8 family LLM class oxidoreductase: protein MSKHAIKLNEIPFSVLDLAPITARSTPADSFRHTLELAQHAEKLGYNRFWLAEHHNMPFIASSATSVVMSHVAAGTSKIRIGSGGIMLPNHAPLVIAEQFGTLESLYPGRIDLGLGRAPGTDQGTARALRRDLGSTGDDFPEQLAELRGYFDPSLAQGNLIKAIPGEGLNI, encoded by the coding sequence ATGTCTAAACATGCAATTAAACTAAACGAAATTCCATTCTCAGTGCTGGATCTTGCACCGATAACAGCCAGAAGTACTCCTGCAGATTCTTTCCGCCACACATTGGAACTCGCACAGCATGCTGAAAAACTTGGTTACAACCGTTTTTGGCTTGCTGAACATCATAATATGCCGTTCATCGCCAGTTCCGCCACTTCGGTGGTGATGTCCCATGTGGCAGCCGGTACATCAAAAATCCGGATTGGTTCAGGAGGAATCATGCTGCCGAATCACGCTCCGCTCGTCATCGCTGAGCAGTTTGGCACTCTTGAATCCTTATATCCTGGGCGAATTGACCTTGGTCTGGGGCGGGCACCCGGTACAGATCAGGGGACTGCTCGTGCATTGAGACGCGACTTGGGAAGTACCGGAGATGACTTTCCTGAGCAATTAGCGGAACTCCGCGGTTACTTTGATCCATCCTTGGCACAAGGAAACCTAATAAAAGCGATTCCAGGTGAAGGTTTGAATATT
- a CDS encoding LLM class flavin-dependent oxidoreductase, which produces ASGDRDKDFTALGISKLESGRLFKKNYAFLERLLKEDSPTINSDLGVIDGTDMRMIPKPFSSIPTMVTGFSNQSIEWIAQNGDGWIHYPRAIPQQTQLINEYRELSEIHAPGVFKPFTQTLFIDLSENPDALPVPIPLGFRVGRKQLLEILYQFQSIGVNHLAFVLYFSKRPPEEVIQELGEFVLPYFPTHEIPVGD; this is translated from the coding sequence GCTTCAGGAGACCGCGATAAAGATTTCACAGCTTTGGGAATATCCAAGCTCGAAAGTGGAAGGCTGTTTAAAAAGAATTATGCATTCCTTGAACGGCTATTAAAGGAGGACAGTCCGACAATCAACAGCGATTTAGGCGTCATCGATGGAACGGATATGAGAATGATCCCCAAGCCTTTTTCCTCGATTCCGACCATGGTGACAGGATTCAGCAATCAATCGATTGAATGGATCGCCCAGAATGGGGACGGCTGGATCCATTACCCGAGGGCTATCCCACAACAAACTCAATTGATTAACGAGTATCGCGAGTTGTCGGAAATTCACGCCCCAGGAGTGTTTAAACCTTTCACTCAGACTTTATTTATTGATTTATCGGAAAATCCCGATGCGTTACCTGTTCCGATTCCTTTAGGATTTCGTGTAGGACGCAAACAGTTATTAGAAATTTTATATCAATTTCAATCCATTGGTGTCAATCACCTGGCTTTTGTTTTGTATTTTTCAAAGCGCCCTCCCGAGGAAGTCATACAGGAGCTTGGAGAGTTTGTGTTGCCTTACTTTCCGACTCATGAAATTCCAGTAGGAGATTAG
- a CDS encoding LLM class flavin-dependent oxidoreductase, producing the protein MSKHAIKLNEIPFSVLDLAPITARSTPADSFRHTLELAQHAEKLGYNRFWLAEHHNMPFIASSATSVVMSHVAAGTSKIRIGSGGIMLPNHAPLVIAEQFGTLESLYPGRIDLGLGRAPGTDQGTARALRRDLGSTGDDFPEQLAELRGYFDPSLAQGNLIKAIPGEGLNIPIWLLGSSGFSAQLAGELGLPFAFAAHFSPLNTLGALQIYRKAFKPSNVLDNPYAMVALNIIAAETDKEAKLLFTTLQQQFLNLMSGNLTPLQPPVDDISEVASSYQINALQQQLGSSIIGSQQTVKEKLKTFVEESQADEIMAIAQVYDHKARLHSYELLEEITKSER; encoded by the coding sequence ATGTCTAAACATGCAATTAAACTAAACGAAATTCCATTCTCAGTGCTGGATCTTGCACCGATAACAGCCAGAAGTACTCCTGCAGATTCTTTCCGCCACACATTGGAACTCGCACAGCATGCTGAAAAACTTGGTTACAACCGTTTTTGGCTTGCTGAACATCATAATATGCCGTTCATCGCCAGTTCCGCCACTTCGGTGGTGATGTCCCATGTGGCAGCCGGTACATCAAAAATCCGGATTGGTTCAGGAGGAATCATGCTGCCGAATCACGCACCGCTCGTCATCGCTGAGCAGTTTGGCACTCTTGAATCCTTATATCCTGGGCGAATTGACCTTGGTCTGGGGCGGGCACCCGGTACAGATCAGGGGACTGCTCGTGCATTGAGACGCGACTTGGGAAGTACCGGAGATGACTTTCCTGAGCAATTAGCGGAACTCCGCGGTTACTTTGATCCATCCTTGGCACAAGGAAACCTAATAAAAGCGATTCCAGGTGAAGGTTTGAATATTCCAATCTGGCTGTTGGGTTCAAGCGGCTTCAGTGCGCAGCTGGCCGGAGAACTGGGTTTGCCATTCGCATTTGCCGCCCATTTCTCACCACTTAACACTCTGGGTGCTCTACAGATCTATCGCAAGGCGTTTAAGCCTTCGAATGTTCTCGATAATCCGTATGCGATGGTGGCATTGAATATCATTGCAGCAGAAACGGATAAAGAGGCAAAACTCCTTTTCACAACCCTGCAGCAGCAATTTTTGAATCTGATGAGCGGCAACCTTACACCGCTTCAACCACCAGTAGATGACATAAGCGAAGTGGCAAGTAGTTACCAAATAAATGCTCTTCAGCAGCAATTAGGTTCATCGATCATTGGCAGCCAGCAGACGGTGAAGGAAAAGCTGAAGACATTTGTGGAGGAAAGCCAGGCTGATGAAATCATGGCCATTGCCCAAGTTTACGACCACAAAGCTCGCCTGCATTCATACGAACTTCTGGAAGAAATTACAAAAAGCGAAAGGTAA
- a CDS encoding heme biosynthesis protein HemY — MNCKINRNAAKVLKQMLESEEAEGKMVRVYITLDHGDHAHYDVKLDTPTDHDEIVKTDKGIDVLLDKREPFLDGVWIKYFYVPQAGFDITNSSKGHHHH; from the coding sequence ATGAACTGCAAAATTAATCGAAATGCTGCTAAAGTGCTGAAACAAATGTTGGAAAGTGAAGAGGCCGAAGGGAAAATGGTTCGTGTCTACATTACATTGGACCATGGGGACCATGCCCATTATGATGTAAAACTTGATACGCCCACGGACCATGATGAAATTGTGAAAACAGACAAAGGCATTGATGTTTTACTTGATAAAAGGGAACCGTTTTTAGATGGGGTTTGGATCAAGTATTTCTATGTGCCGCAAGCAGGATTTGACATCACGAATTCTTCCAAAGGGCATCACCATCATTAA
- a CDS encoding Crp/Fnr family transcriptional regulator: MDKLLLLSQISLFDELPMDDLMVIDELSDMKPVKKGTLILSPDQPIEALFLLKEGQVRLYRMNNQGKQFTVDVLTGGNIFGETSTLSLTDDQIYAEAMVDTYLCIIGKNDFERFIEKNPKIALKFINILSNRLKEVYSLSEKIALSDVKYRLLYLLLKLSEKTGIRNKEWQTINMKLTHADIANMIGSTRETTSAILSQLKKDGFIKKGIKMSINADKVQQVLEEI, encoded by the coding sequence ATGGATAAATTATTATTACTTTCACAAATTAGTTTATTTGATGAACTTCCAATGGATGACCTCATGGTTATAGATGAATTAAGCGACATGAAACCAGTAAAAAAAGGAACTCTCATATTATCACCCGATCAACCAATTGAAGCTTTGTTTTTGTTAAAGGAAGGGCAAGTTCGTTTGTACCGTATGAACAATCAGGGGAAACAATTTACTGTTGATGTGCTAACTGGAGGAAATATATTTGGTGAAACCTCAACTCTCTCATTAACAGATGATCAGATTTATGCCGAAGCAATGGTAGATACCTACCTATGCATTATAGGAAAAAATGATTTTGAAAGGTTCATTGAAAAAAACCCAAAAATCGCTCTAAAATTTATAAATATTCTGTCCAATCGTTTAAAGGAAGTTTATAGTCTGAGTGAGAAAATAGCTCTTAGTGACGTCAAATATCGATTATTATATTTATTATTAAAATTAAGTGAAAAAACAGGAATAAGAAATAAAGAATGGCAAACAATTAACATGAAACTTACACATGCAGATATTGCTAATATGATTGGGTCAACTCGTGAAACAACAAGTGCCATATTAAGTCAACTTAAAAAGGATGGATTTATAAAAAAGGGAATAAAGATGTCCATTAATGCTGATAAAGTACAGCAGGTATTAGAAGAAATATAA
- a CDS encoding glutaredoxin family protein, whose protein sequence is MKLILYTIDGCIKCHRAKKYLTKKDIPFIEKNLLLDKEAASQLKELLGEIVAPVFVSGASIINGFEIYNSEREKMDQDESNQFKR, encoded by the coding sequence GTGAAACTCATTTTATATACAATTGATGGCTGTATCAAATGTCATAGAGCAAAAAAATATCTCACAAAAAAAGATATACCATTTATTGAAAAAAATCTACTTCTAGATAAAGAAGCTGCATCACAGTTAAAAGAATTACTTGGAGAAATAGTGGCACCTGTTTTTGTCTCTGGAGCGAGCATTATTAATGGATTCGAAATATACAATTCTGAAAGGGAGAAGATGGATCAAGATGAATCCAATCAGTTTAAACGATAA